The proteins below come from a single Cannabis sativa cultivar Pink pepper isolate KNU-18-1 chromosome 3, ASM2916894v1, whole genome shotgun sequence genomic window:
- the LOC115717729 gene encoding protein FAR1-RELATED SEQUENCE 5-like, whose protein sequence is MNDEYTYEWETITAELNIIKPVNEIEIQDVLGKSLDKLEKWEAFYEMYAKRMGFGTRKDDVRRSHGVIVMRRWVCCSEGSKKNRITGHTKKKKDLMMSLEPDVRQHCVFYSHNRVTLGNAKSSAQCTITSWLHQVSGGYEKMPCQLRDVYNRVAGAKREEKIETDSEGALGFLDCLAEKDPNFFVVYQVDDENRLANLFWADGNSRVDYVAFWDVLGFDTTYMTNEYNKPLTILIGVNHHFNTCIFGFALLLHEKLPSYSWLLQKFLECHGDKKPNVVVTDQDAAMKQAIVEHMPDVTHRLCTWHLNTNASKKVKDPIFLKTFKDLMYNYYEEEEFEARWLDVIQTQQLTDNEWCQTTFESRQQWAETYLRGSFVAGMRTTQRCESINSALKKNLEKNYCLREFVTTIDMTVSKLRHNETANDFKSRCTRPHPPNPTCLTTYYNQCAEFNTRTMYHKVAEQLDLENNYFVITQEQEGEWQIFTIGKFQHPDVQYRVHYCEGRRALHCSCLLYESQGYPCRHLWATMKRLNMRRIPNSLLMKRWSKSAKINLHLHFNPPAQPQQHIYEMARFGSLSSLTYNFTFYAAKSEDSYNRANEELERLTLMFKEEFDLNSNPEGETPQPRRYRSNPNIIKDPEVVRTKGTGNTREGPNGEQIPRNSRHCRICRSSDHDYRRCPNRQHNTGSQGQQPPNNQPKIRLIQ, encoded by the exons ATGAATGACGAATACACTTATGAATGGGAAACCATCACAGCAGAGCTAAACATCATAAAACCAGTGAATGAGATTGAAATACAGGACGTGCTAGGCAAGAGTCTCGACAAACTGGAAAAATGGGAAGCATTCTACGAAATGTATGCAAAACGGATGGGTTTCGGCACAAGGAAAGACGATGTACGACGTTCTCATGGGGTCATTGTAATGCGGAGGTGGGTTTGTTGTTCAGAGGGTTCGAAAAAAAATCGCATCACCGGACacaccaagaaaaaaaaagaccTCATGATGTCACTAGAACCGGATGTCAGGCAGCATTGCGTATTTTACTCACACAACCGTGTAACACTTGGAAATGCAAAGAGTTCAGCACAATGCACAATCACGAGCTGGCTTCATCAAGTGAG TGGAGGTTAcgagaaaatgccatgtcaaCTTCGAGATGTGTACAACAGGGTTGCTGGTGCGAAGCGAGAAGAGAAGATAGAGACGGACTCAGAAGGGGCTCTGGGATTTCTTGATTGTCTCGCAGAGAAGGATCCTAATTTCTTCGTTGTCTATCAGGTTGACGACGAGAATCGCTTGGCTAACTTATTCTGGGCAGATGGAAACTCACGCGTGGACTATGTAGCTTTTTGGGATGTACTAGGATTTGACACAACCTACATGACGAATGAGTACAATAAGCCCCTCACTATTCTCATTGGCGTCAACCACCATTTCAACACATGCATCTTCGGATTTGCTCTCCTCCTCCACGAGAAGCTTCCATCATATTCTTGGCTACTTCAAAAATTTCTAGAATGCCATGGAGATAAGAAGCCAAATGTTGTAGTTACTGACCAAGATGCGGCCATGAAACAGGCTATCGTTGAACACATGCCTGATGTTACGCACCGTCTCTGCACTTGGCATCTCAATACAAATGCTTCAAAAAAGGTTAAAGATCCGATCTTCTTAAAAACATTTAAGGATCTCATGTACAACTACTACGAGGAGGAAGAATTTGAAGCAAGATGGTTAGACGTCATCCAAACCCAACAACTAACAGATAATGAATGGTGTCAAACAACATTCGAGTCAAGACAACAATGGGCAGAAACGTATTTAAGGGGTTCATTCGTTGCAGGAATGAGAACCACACAACGTTGCGAATCCATCAACTCCgctctaaaaaaaaatttagagaagaattaTTGCTTGCGTGAATTTGTAACAACCATAGATATGACAGTCTCAAAGCTCAGACACAACGAGACTGCAAATGACTTCAAAAGTAGATGCACTCGACCTCACCCACCTAATCCTACATGCTTGACCACTTACTACAACCAATGTGCTGAATTCAACACAAGAACTATGTACCACAAGGTTGCTGAGCAGCTTGATTTAGAGAATAACTATTTTGTCATAACTCAAGAGCAAGAAGGAGAGTGGCAGATATTCACCATTGGAAAGTTCCAGCATCCGGACGTCCAATACCGAGTTCATTACTGTGAAGGCCGACGAGCACTACACTGTAGTTGCTTGCTCTATGAAAGTCAAGGGTACCCTTGTAGACATTTATGGGCTACAATGAAAAGATTAAACATGAGAAGAATACCTAATTCTCTTCTCATGAAGCGATGGAGCAAATCCGCAAAGAtaaatctccacctacatttTAACCCGCCAGCACAACCACAACAGCACATTTACGAGATGGCTAGGTTTGGATCTCTCAGTTCACTGACTTATAACTTCACTTTCTATGCAGCAAAATCAGAGGACTCGTACAACCGTGCAAACGAAGAGCTTGAACGGCTAACTCTAATGTTCAAGGAAGAATTTGACTTGAATTCCAATCCAGAAGGAGAGACGCCACAACCTCGAAGATATCGTAGCAACCCCAACATTATTAAAGACCCCGAAGTTGTGAGAACAAAGGGTACGGGAAATACAAGGGAAGGACCAAACGGGGAGCAAAtcccaagaaactcaagacattGTCGCATTTGTCGCTCATCAGACCATGATTATCGACGGTGCCCAAATCGTCAACATAACACTGGATCTCAGGGGCAACAACCTCCAAACAATCAACCAAAGATTCGACTCATTCAATGA